Proteins found in one Gordonia sp. PDNC005 genomic segment:
- a CDS encoding FdhF/YdeP family oxidoreductase, with the protein MTDSIHGQKQVPGLLADMPRQGGFGPSTTKPWSSSPYHHPAAAWGAARSVSKVLISERELFAGTKAMLEMNHPVRGFDCPGCAWPDSNHGVKLDICENGIKHVTWEMTHKRADADFFARHTVAELSQWTDFDLEDAGRLTEPLVYDASSDRYVPISWDDAFTLVGEELRGLDSPSEAAFYTSGRLSNEATFLYQLWAREFGTNNLPDCSNMCHEASGRALTASIATGKGTASLDDWDACDLLLVLGVNAASNAPRMLTSLAHAVKRGAQVVHINPMKEVASTRTIVPHEVLEMAMFKSTDTGTMDVQVRPGGDLALIRGVAKAVFEAEDAAPGSGALDHEFLDRFTRGLDEYRSIVDAATWDDLTAQAGVSESDIRALAKLYLASPRTIISWCLGVTQHEHGVDTVREFTNLLLLRGNIGREGTGPSPVRGHSNVQGNRTCGIDHRPKEAFLAALDAEFGITSPREHGLDTVKTVAGMNDGTVKVFVALGGNFVLAAPDTKFTAQGLTRCDLTVQVSTKLNRSHLVHGRKALILPCLGRTEADVQASGAQGVSCEDAMSNVQLSAGKRKPASPHLKSEPAILGGMARATLPTSATRWEAMVDDYDLIRDAMSRVLPGFEGFNDLVRRPQGFRIPQAARERIFRTPSGRAEFSHAPTPDVIPASSDVLVLQTMRSHDQWNTTIYSSDDRYRGIKNLRELVFMNRADMDDRGLSEGAYVDIVSTSKDGSQRSLSRYRAVGYDLPRGAAAGYMPEMNALIGAADYSVQSDQPLMKNVQVRVTASA; encoded by the coding sequence ATGACCGACTCGATCCACGGACAGAAGCAGGTCCCGGGGTTGCTGGCCGACATGCCGCGCCAGGGCGGGTTCGGCCCGTCGACGACCAAACCGTGGTCGAGTTCGCCGTATCACCATCCGGCGGCGGCGTGGGGCGCCGCCAGGTCGGTCTCGAAGGTGCTGATCTCCGAACGTGAACTGTTCGCGGGCACCAAGGCGATGCTGGAGATGAACCATCCGGTCCGCGGCTTTGACTGCCCCGGCTGCGCGTGGCCCGACTCGAATCACGGCGTGAAGCTGGACATCTGTGAAAACGGAATCAAGCACGTCACCTGGGAGATGACCCACAAGCGCGCCGACGCCGACTTCTTCGCCCGACACACAGTCGCGGAACTGTCCCAGTGGACAGACTTCGACCTCGAAGACGCGGGAAGGCTGACGGAGCCACTCGTGTACGACGCGTCGAGCGACCGGTACGTCCCCATCAGCTGGGACGATGCGTTCACGTTGGTCGGCGAGGAGTTGCGCGGCCTCGACAGCCCGAGCGAGGCGGCCTTCTACACGTCCGGCCGACTCAGCAATGAGGCCACCTTCCTGTATCAGCTCTGGGCTCGGGAGTTCGGCACCAACAACCTGCCCGACTGCTCGAACATGTGTCACGAGGCGTCCGGTCGTGCCTTGACGGCATCGATCGCCACGGGCAAGGGAACCGCGTCACTCGACGACTGGGACGCATGCGACCTGCTGCTGGTGCTGGGTGTCAACGCGGCGTCGAACGCGCCGCGGATGCTGACGTCGCTCGCCCATGCGGTCAAGCGCGGTGCGCAGGTGGTCCACATCAATCCGATGAAGGAAGTCGCGTCCACCCGGACGATCGTCCCGCACGAGGTCCTCGAGATGGCGATGTTCAAATCAACGGACACCGGCACCATGGATGTGCAGGTGCGGCCGGGAGGCGACCTCGCGCTCATCCGCGGCGTCGCGAAAGCAGTGTTCGAAGCCGAAGACGCGGCCCCCGGAAGCGGTGCGCTCGATCACGAGTTCCTCGACAGGTTCACCCGCGGGTTGGACGAGTACCGGTCGATCGTCGACGCCGCGACATGGGACGACCTGACCGCGCAGGCCGGGGTGAGCGAGAGCGACATCCGGGCGTTGGCGAAGCTGTACCTCGCGTCGCCGCGCACCATCATCTCGTGGTGCCTCGGCGTCACCCAGCACGAACACGGAGTCGACACGGTCCGCGAATTCACCAACCTTCTACTTCTGCGCGGAAACATCGGCCGGGAGGGGACGGGACCGTCGCCCGTCCGCGGGCACAGCAACGTGCAGGGCAACCGGACATGCGGCATCGACCACCGGCCGAAAGAGGCGTTCCTCGCCGCGCTCGACGCGGAGTTCGGGATCACCTCGCCGCGTGAGCACGGGCTCGACACGGTGAAGACCGTCGCAGGAATGAACGACGGGACGGTGAAGGTGTTCGTCGCACTCGGTGGAAACTTCGTCCTCGCCGCACCTGACACCAAGTTCACCGCACAGGGGCTGACTCGATGTGACCTCACAGTGCAGGTCAGCACCAAGCTGAACCGAAGCCACCTCGTCCACGGGCGCAAGGCGCTGATCCTGCCGTGCCTGGGTCGTACCGAAGCGGACGTGCAGGCGAGCGGAGCCCAGGGAGTCTCGTGCGAGGACGCCATGAGCAACGTCCAGCTGTCCGCGGGCAAGCGGAAGCCCGCGTCACCACACCTCAAGTCGGAGCCTGCGATCCTCGGCGGAATGGCTCGAGCGACACTGCCGACGAGCGCAACGCGTTGGGAGGCGATGGTCGACGACTACGACTTGATCCGAGACGCGATGTCGCGGGTGCTGCCCGGGTTCGAAGGGTTCAACGACCTCGTTCGACGCCCGCAGGGCTTCCGGATCCCGCAGGCGGCTCGGGAGCGGATCTTCCGTACACCGAGTGGTCGCGCCGAGTTCAGCCACGCGCCGACTCCCGATGTGATTCCGGCGTCGTCAGACGTCCTGGTCCTGCAGACGATGCGGTCGCACGATCAGTGGAACACCACGATCTACTCGAGTGACGACAGGTACCGCGGCATCAAGAATCTCCGCGAACTGGTGTTCATGAATCGCGCCGACATGGACGACAGGGGACTCTCCGAAGGCGCGTACGTCGACATCGTCTCGACGT
- the fdhD gene encoding formate dehydrogenase accessory sulfurtransferase FdhD: protein MGRITARWPITKMSVAQSNSTRVDVLAVEEPLELRVGGSPLVVTMRTPGNDVDLAAGFLVSEGIVRRRDQFVAAIACGGPGTGGGQNTYNVLDVTLAADAELPSRDHARSFSMTSACGVCGKASIDAVSTVSTFDVAADDVQVSADDLSRLPDKLRAEQTVFAKTGGLHAAALFDADSGELLVLREDVGRHNAVDKVVGWALRENLLPLRRIVLAVSGRASFELVQKAVMAGIPMLAAVSAPSSLAVELARDSGMTLVGFLRGRTMNVYTHPQRVENPIGVTEGAVS from the coding sequence GTGGGACGAATTACCGCTCGGTGGCCGATCACCAAGATGTCGGTGGCGCAGAGCAACAGCACTCGAGTCGACGTGCTCGCGGTCGAGGAACCGCTTGAGTTGAGGGTCGGCGGGTCGCCACTGGTCGTGACCATGCGGACGCCGGGAAACGACGTTGATCTCGCTGCGGGATTCCTCGTCTCCGAAGGGATCGTCCGCCGCCGCGATCAGTTCGTCGCGGCCATCGCATGCGGGGGCCCGGGTACCGGAGGCGGCCAGAACACCTACAACGTGCTCGACGTGACGCTCGCCGCCGACGCGGAGCTGCCGAGCAGGGATCACGCACGATCGTTCTCCATGACAAGCGCCTGCGGCGTGTGCGGGAAGGCGAGCATCGATGCGGTGTCTACGGTGTCGACCTTCGACGTCGCCGCCGACGACGTCCAAGTGTCCGCCGACGACCTGTCGCGACTGCCCGACAAGCTGCGCGCCGAGCAGACCGTCTTCGCCAAGACCGGCGGACTGCACGCTGCGGCGTTGTTCGACGCCGACAGCGGTGAACTCCTCGTGCTCCGCGAAGACGTCGGGCGACACAATGCGGTCGACAAGGTCGTCGGCTGGGCACTCCGCGAGAACTTGCTGCCGCTGCGGCGAATCGTGCTCGCGGTGTCCGGGCGCGCGAGTTTTGAACTCGTCCAGAAGGCGGTGATGGCCGGGATTCCGATGCTGGCCGCGGTCTCCGCGCCGTCGTCGCTCGCCGTCGAACTCGCCCGCGACTCCGGAATGACACTCGTCGGCTTTCTCCGCGGACGCACCATGAACGTGTACACCCACCCCCAGCGGGTCGAGAACCCGATCGGCGTCACCGAAGGAGCAGTGTCATGA
- a CDS encoding ATP-binding cassette domain-containing protein, which produces MTGSLSADIVVNRGPFPVTASFDVEPGRCLAILGPNGAGKSTILAALAGLAPLASGTVYLNGRLLESAGGGRVPPEDRGVALLDQRSRLFPHLTVEKNLSFGPRALGLPRAQVRTVVDGWLERLGLADRARAKPHELSGGQQQRVAIARAFASRPSVILLDEPFASLDAESGPIVRRVLAEELARTGTTAVLVTHQLADAWQWADECLVLDRGRVVEHGAPDQLTMRPRREFTALLAGFGVLRGRWTGSALNVRGVELPGDAEQVLAGQVAVGIVAPRELVVSTRSGRPGVLTAVVTGVSVQAGVVCLDTDAGISAELTVDVARALGDGALPSPGDSFDFAPRGLRVVPADE; this is translated from the coding sequence ATGACGGGTTCGCTCTCCGCGGACATCGTGGTGAACAGGGGGCCGTTCCCCGTCACGGCGTCCTTCGATGTCGAACCCGGCAGATGTCTGGCGATCCTCGGGCCCAACGGGGCCGGCAAGTCGACGATCCTCGCCGCACTGGCCGGCCTCGCTCCGCTCGCGTCGGGAACGGTGTACCTGAACGGGCGCCTGCTCGAGAGCGCGGGTGGTGGACGAGTGCCTCCGGAGGATCGGGGAGTGGCACTTCTCGACCAGCGGTCACGACTGTTTCCGCACCTCACCGTGGAGAAGAACCTCTCCTTCGGTCCACGGGCACTCGGCCTGCCACGAGCTCAGGTGCGGACAGTCGTCGACGGGTGGCTCGAACGGCTCGGGCTCGCCGATCGGGCCCGGGCCAAACCTCACGAACTGTCCGGCGGACAGCAGCAGCGCGTCGCGATCGCGCGGGCATTCGCGTCGCGACCGAGCGTGATCCTGCTCGACGAACCTTTCGCGTCGCTCGACGCCGAGAGCGGGCCGATCGTCCGGCGGGTGCTTGCCGAGGAACTCGCGCGTACCGGGACCACCGCAGTCCTGGTGACCCACCAACTCGCGGACGCCTGGCAATGGGCCGATGAGTGTCTGGTCCTCGACCGCGGTCGTGTGGTGGAGCACGGTGCCCCGGACCAGCTGACGATGCGTCCGCGCCGAGAGTTCACTGCTCTGTTGGCCGGGTTCGGAGTATTGCGCGGCAGGTGGACCGGGTCAGCCCTGAACGTCCGCGGTGTGGAACTTCCGGGCGACGCGGAGCAGGTGCTCGCGGGACAGGTAGCCGTCGGAATCGTCGCCCCGCGAGAGCTGGTCGTGTCCACCCGATCGGGTCGTCCGGGTGTGCTCACGGCAGTGGTGACGGGTGTGTCGGTACAGGCGGGTGTGGTGTGCTTGGACACGGATGCCGGCATCTCCGCCGAACTGACGGTGGACGTGGCGCGGGCGCTGGGAGACGGCGCGCTTCCGTCCCCGGGCGACAGTTTCGACTTCGCACCTCGTGGGCTTCGGGTGGTACCGGCAGACGAATGA
- a CDS encoding ABC transporter permease yields the protein MSLPRVLYIPAAFGTAFLILPIVGLVSRVRWATLGDDLFSHASMTALRLSLVTAAAATVVCIVLGLPMAVVMARAARRTASLLRTLVLVPLVLPPMVGGLALLSLLGRSGLIGEPIFTWSGHSLPYTTAAVVVAQSFVALPFFVITVEGALRTSGVSHEQIAATLGAGRWRVLSQITVPLVLPGLVAGTVLAFARALGEFGATALFAGNAPGVTRTMPLAIYTAFNGVGVTQDSAVALSLLLLVSAAIVVCGLRSWREDAVR from the coding sequence GTGAGTCTGCCTCGCGTCCTGTACATCCCGGCTGCGTTCGGGACGGCGTTCCTGATTCTGCCGATCGTCGGCCTCGTGTCGCGCGTGCGCTGGGCGACGCTCGGCGACGACCTGTTCTCCCACGCGTCGATGACCGCGCTGCGACTGTCGCTGGTGACTGCCGCGGCGGCGACCGTGGTGTGCATCGTTCTGGGTCTGCCGATGGCTGTTGTCATGGCGCGCGCTGCGCGTCGGACGGCATCGCTGCTGCGGACCCTGGTCCTGGTTCCGCTTGTGCTGCCGCCGATGGTCGGTGGCCTCGCGTTGCTGTCCCTGCTCGGTCGGTCCGGTCTGATCGGGGAGCCGATCTTCACCTGGAGCGGCCACAGTCTGCCGTACACGACGGCGGCAGTCGTCGTTGCACAGTCGTTCGTCGCGCTGCCGTTCTTCGTGATCACCGTCGAGGGAGCACTCCGCACATCGGGGGTGAGTCACGAACAGATCGCGGCCACGTTGGGTGCAGGGCGGTGGCGGGTGTTGTCGCAGATCACCGTCCCGCTTGTGCTTCCCGGCCTCGTCGCGGGCACTGTCCTGGCGTTTGCACGGGCACTCGGTGAGTTCGGCGCGACCGCGTTGTTCGCGGGCAATGCGCCGGGAGTCACCCGAACGATGCCTCTCGCCATCTACACCGCGTTCAACGGGGTCGGTGTCACACAGGACTCGGCGGTCGCGCTGTCGCTCCTGCTGTTGGTCAGCGCAGCGATCGTGGTGTGCGGCCTGCGATCGTGGCGTGAGGACGCGGTCCGATGA
- the modA gene encoding molybdate ABC transporter substrate-binding protein, with protein sequence MKRTRALIVAVLAAVSLLVAGCGSDASGTRLTIFAAASLQGSFDELVEAFTRVHPDIDVAPIVYDGSQALAQQIVEGADVDVIAFASQKSLGPVVDAKKSNAGVVFATNTLQIAVAPGNPKRITGLADLTKGGVATVLCAPEVPCGSAAQTLLKDADVAVTPVSEETSVTAVLTRVRNGEADAGLVYTTDVAGANGAVVGVTPANAAVAINRYPIAVATDATLPDEARSFVDFVRGPAGQAILRKHGFGAP encoded by the coding sequence ATGAAGCGGACACGGGCACTGATCGTTGCTGTTCTCGCGGCTGTCAGTCTGCTGGTCGCCGGGTGCGGAAGCGATGCATCCGGGACTCGCTTGACGATTTTCGCCGCGGCGTCGCTTCAAGGCTCATTCGACGAACTCGTCGAGGCGTTCACCCGCGTGCACCCCGACATCGACGTGGCGCCGATCGTCTACGACGGCTCGCAGGCGCTGGCTCAGCAGATCGTCGAGGGGGCCGACGTCGACGTGATCGCGTTCGCGAGTCAGAAGAGTCTCGGCCCCGTCGTCGACGCGAAGAAGTCCAACGCGGGTGTCGTGTTCGCGACGAACACCCTGCAGATCGCAGTCGCGCCGGGCAACCCGAAACGCATCACAGGGCTCGCCGACCTGACGAAGGGCGGGGTCGCGACGGTGCTGTGCGCTCCCGAGGTGCCGTGCGGATCCGCTGCACAGACTCTCCTGAAAGACGCGGATGTGGCCGTGACGCCGGTCAGCGAGGAGACGAGCGTGACCGCAGTCCTCACTCGCGTACGCAACGGTGAAGCCGACGCGGGACTGGTGTACACGACCGATGTCGCCGGGGCGAACGGGGCTGTCGTCGGTGTCACCCCGGCCAATGCCGCCGTCGCGATCAACAGGTACCCGATCGCTGTCGCCACCGACGCGACGCTCCCCGACGAGGCACGATCGTTCGTCGACTTCGTCCGGGGTCCCGCGGGCCAGGCGATCCTGCGAAAGCACGGTTTCGGCGCGCCGTGA
- a CDS encoding TOBE domain-containing protein, whose protein sequence is MTVFRIGRAAELLGVSDDTLRRWIDAGRIESHTDKAGRAVVDGADLATLLTAESRDPGDPINRGSSARNRFVGIVTDVLSDTVMSQVELRCGPHRVVSLMSTEAVRELGLEVGSLATATVKATTVIVETSATAGEADR, encoded by the coding sequence ATGACGGTCTTTCGGATCGGCCGCGCTGCCGAACTCCTCGGCGTCAGCGACGACACCCTCCGGCGGTGGATCGACGCGGGCCGCATCGAGTCCCACACCGACAAGGCCGGACGCGCAGTAGTCGACGGTGCGGATCTCGCCACGCTCCTGACCGCCGAGTCGCGTGATCCCGGTGATCCCATCAACCGTGGATCGAGCGCCCGCAACCGGTTCGTCGGCATCGTCACCGACGTGCTGAGCGACACGGTCATGTCTCAGGTGGAACTGCGCTGCGGACCGCACCGCGTGGTGTCCCTGATGTCGACAGAGGCGGTCCGGGAACTCGGCCTCGAAGTCGGTTCCCTCGCCACCGCCACCGTGAAAGCCACGACGGTCATCGTCGAGACGTCGGCCACTGCCGGAGAGGCCGATCGATGA
- a CDS encoding ThiF family adenylyltransferase, with protein sequence MPLPPLVEPAPSLPPDEYTRAARQIRLASIGDVGQRRLAAARVCVLGAGGLGSPALTYLASAGVGTIGIVDDDTVDLSNLQRQIMFGVDDVGAHKTSVAAARIRSMSPHTRVVEHVERLTAANASAVLGDYHLVIDGTDNFDTRYLVADTCEDLGIPLVWGSVLGFDAQATVFWSSPPAGLGVTLRDVFPAPPPPGEVPDCAEAGVLGALCGQLGSILAAEAVKLIVGIGDPILGRMLVLDGLTARIDEVPLAPQTDVAGIRRVDTSTLADPNLPNTVILDVREPDEVAAGAIPGATPIPLDMLLADAAAVGVGTLTVVYCQRGPRARVAAAALRAVHPTADIALLDGGYAAWAERTASL encoded by the coding sequence ATGCCGCTGCCTCCGCTGGTGGAACCCGCGCCGTCCCTGCCGCCGGACGAGTACACCCGCGCTGCGCGGCAGATCCGGCTGGCCTCGATCGGAGACGTGGGCCAACGTCGTCTCGCGGCCGCGCGCGTGTGTGTTCTCGGCGCAGGCGGTCTCGGCTCGCCCGCTCTGACGTACCTCGCCTCGGCAGGAGTTGGAACCATAGGAATCGTCGACGACGACACCGTCGACCTGTCGAACCTGCAGCGTCAGATCATGTTCGGCGTCGACGACGTCGGTGCTCACAAGACGTCCGTCGCCGCGGCCCGCATCCGTTCGATGTCGCCTCATACGCGCGTCGTCGAACACGTCGAGCGCCTGACCGCGGCGAACGCATCCGCGGTACTCGGCGACTACCACCTCGTGATCGACGGCACCGACAACTTCGACACCAGGTACTTGGTGGCCGACACCTGTGAGGACCTCGGCATCCCACTCGTATGGGGATCGGTGCTGGGGTTCGACGCGCAGGCGACGGTGTTCTGGTCGTCGCCGCCCGCCGGCCTGGGGGTCACCCTTCGCGACGTGTTCCCAGCCCCGCCGCCGCCCGGAGAAGTCCCGGACTGCGCCGAAGCGGGTGTACTCGGTGCTCTGTGCGGCCAACTCGGCTCGATTCTCGCCGCGGAGGCCGTGAAGTTGATCGTCGGGATCGGCGACCCGATCCTGGGACGGATGCTTGTCCTCGACGGGCTCACCGCCCGCATCGACGAGGTCCCGCTCGCGCCTCAGACCGACGTCGCCGGAATTCGGAGGGTCGACACCTCGACGCTCGCCGACCCGAATCTCCCGAACACCGTGATCCTCGACGTCCGCGAACCCGACGAAGTCGCCGCCGGAGCGATCCCCGGCGCGACGCCGATCCCCCTCGACATGTTGCTCGCCGACGCCGCCGCCGTCGGCGTCGGCACACTGACCGTCGTCTACTGCCAGCGCGGACCCCGCGCGAGGGTCGCCGCCGCGGCGTTGCGAGCCGTCCACCCCACCGCCGACATCGCCCTGCTCGACGGCGGCTACGCCGCATGGGCCGAAAGGACCGCTTCCCTGTGA
- the glp gene encoding gephyrin-like molybdotransferase Glp has translation MRTVDEHRARILDAAAPLPVEAVPLSEALGRVLASDVRSRWPVPLFDNSAMDGYAVHGVDATAGAELRVVADVPAGSSLDPAIGPGEAARIMTGAPVPTDTDAVVPLEHTDLGTEVRAAAPDRIIVTTAPRPGAHIRRAGEDAEAGSLTVGAGTVLGPWQLSAVASAGHDVVDVRRSPRIAVVSTGSELIAPSGEPLRGQIPESNSVLLASAAAAAGADVVAVHTVADDESDLITVLDGVDVDVVVLSGGASVGAFDVVKAVLDRTGSIEFGPVSMQPGKPQGFGVGTDGALYFCLPGNPVSVAVSFEMFVRPALLTLAGRSDVDRRRVTRRAAVGWRTPPGRTQVLPVVFDDTTVRPATAGGSGSHLVSSLSVAQALAIVPAGIERVEEGAAVEVMVLT, from the coding sequence GTGAGAACCGTGGACGAGCATCGTGCTCGCATACTCGACGCCGCGGCGCCGCTTCCCGTCGAGGCTGTCCCGCTCAGCGAGGCTCTCGGACGGGTCCTCGCCTCGGACGTCCGGTCTCGCTGGCCGGTCCCCTTGTTCGACAACTCCGCCATGGACGGTTACGCCGTACACGGCGTGGACGCGACTGCAGGAGCCGAACTGCGCGTCGTGGCCGACGTCCCCGCTGGATCGTCGCTCGATCCGGCGATCGGACCGGGCGAGGCCGCCCGCATCATGACCGGTGCACCAGTCCCGACCGACACCGACGCGGTGGTTCCCCTGGAGCACACTGATCTGGGCACCGAGGTCCGCGCCGCCGCGCCCGACCGGATCATCGTGACGACAGCACCCCGCCCCGGCGCGCACATTCGACGGGCAGGTGAAGACGCTGAAGCCGGATCCCTGACCGTGGGCGCCGGGACCGTTCTCGGGCCGTGGCAGCTCTCGGCGGTGGCGTCCGCAGGCCACGACGTGGTCGACGTCCGCCGATCGCCTCGCATCGCAGTCGTGTCCACGGGGTCGGAACTGATCGCGCCGTCGGGTGAGCCGCTACGCGGACAGATCCCGGAGTCGAACTCGGTTCTGTTGGCGTCCGCAGCCGCCGCCGCGGGTGCCGACGTAGTGGCCGTGCACACCGTGGCAGACGACGAATCCGACCTGATCACCGTGCTCGACGGAGTCGACGTCGATGTCGTCGTACTGTCGGGCGGAGCGAGCGTAGGAGCATTCGACGTGGTCAAGGCGGTACTCGATCGCACCGGGAGCATCGAGTTCGGGCCCGTCTCCATGCAGCCCGGCAAACCCCAGGGCTTCGGCGTCGGCACCGACGGCGCCCTCTATTTCTGCCTACCCGGCAACCCGGTGAGCGTCGCAGTGTCGTTCGAGATGTTTGTACGACCAGCACTGCTCACCCTGGCCGGTCGATCCGACGTCGACCGGCGCCGGGTCACCAGGCGCGCTGCTGTCGGCTGGCGCACTCCGCCGGGGCGGACTCAGGTCCTGCCGGTGGTGTTCGACGACACAACCGTCCGCCCGGCCACGGCCGGCGGCAGCGGCTCGCATCTGGTGAGCTCATTGTCTGTCGCACAGGCACTGGCGATCGTTCCGGCCGGAATCGAGCGGGTCGAGGAAGGCGCAGCGGTGGAAGTGATGGTGTTGACGTGA
- the moaC gene encoding cyclic pyranopterin monophosphate synthase MoaC — translation MTQGHPFTHLDAAGQARMVDVTEKQPTVRSATATGFVRCTATIVAALRDGSTPKGDVLAVARIAGIAGAKKTADLLPLAHVIGVHGAVVDLEVTDVGVAITATVRTADRTGVEMEALTAVSVAGLAVVDMVKGLDKSVEIEQIRLIRKTGGKSGDWQR, via the coding sequence GTGACGCAGGGACATCCGTTCACTCACCTCGACGCGGCCGGTCAGGCCCGCATGGTCGACGTGACCGAGAAGCAGCCGACGGTGCGCAGTGCAACGGCGACGGGTTTTGTTCGTTGCACTGCCACGATCGTCGCCGCCCTCCGCGACGGTTCGACTCCGAAGGGCGACGTCCTGGCGGTCGCCAGGATCGCCGGCATCGCTGGGGCCAAGAAGACTGCGGATCTGCTGCCTCTCGCCCACGTGATCGGCGTGCACGGCGCCGTCGTCGATCTGGAGGTGACCGACGTGGGTGTTGCGATCACGGCGACTGTCCGGACAGCGGATCGCACCGGAGTGGAGATGGAGGCGTTGACCGCGGTGTCTGTCGCGGGACTCGCCGTCGTCGACATGGTGAAGGGTCTCGACAAGTCCGTGGAGATCGAGCAGATCCGCCTCATCCGCAAGACTGGCGGCAAGAGCGGCGACTGGCAGCGATGA
- a CDS encoding molybdenum cofactor guanylyltransferase encodes MTAAIVLGGGRATRLDGADKASITVRGRSLIDHVFAAVAACPQVIAVGPDTLARPGVTVLREDPPFGGPVAGIAAAMQAVEDDDVWLLACDLPRATEIVQRLADEPIGDDDGVILVDAAGRAQWLAGRYRTAALGSALSRIGAPHGASMRQLVDGLNLRAVHDHTGATADLDTWAEVADYRLRTKGTIHD; translated from the coding sequence ATGACCGCCGCCATCGTTCTCGGCGGTGGACGCGCCACCCGGCTGGACGGCGCCGACAAGGCTTCGATCACGGTGCGCGGTCGGAGTCTCATCGACCACGTGTTCGCGGCGGTCGCGGCCTGCCCGCAGGTGATCGCCGTCGGCCCCGACACGCTCGCCCGTCCGGGGGTGACCGTTCTGCGCGAGGACCCGCCTTTCGGCGGGCCGGTCGCGGGCATCGCCGCAGCAATGCAGGCTGTCGAAGACGATGACGTCTGGCTACTGGCGTGTGACCTGCCGCGCGCGACCGAGATCGTCCAACGTCTCGCTGACGAGCCCATCGGCGACGACGACGGAGTGATCCTTGTCGACGCCGCGGGGCGGGCCCAATGGCTCGCGGGTCGCTATCGGACGGCCGCTCTGGGGTCCGCCCTCTCCAGGATCGGTGCTCCACACGGGGCGTCCATGCGACAACTCGTCGACGGCCTGAATTTACGGGCCGTCCACGATCACACTGGTGCCACAGCCGACCTGGACACCTGGGCCGAGGTGGCGGACTATCGGCTTCGAACGAAGGGAACAATCCATGACTGA
- a CDS encoding DUF6457 domain-containing protein, translating into MTDMQSPNLDAWIADLSRELGLGDVDVPVHELLDLTRDVAHGVARPAGPISTFLVGLAVARGSTVADAQTAVSALIEARA; encoded by the coding sequence ATGACTGACATGCAGTCACCGAATCTCGACGCATGGATCGCCGACCTGAGCCGTGAGCTCGGGCTTGGTGATGTCGACGTTCCGGTGCACGAGCTCCTCGATCTGACGCGCGACGTGGCTCACGGCGTCGCTCGTCCGGCCGGCCCGATCAGCACCTTCCTTGTCGGTCTCGCCGTCGCACGTGGAAGCACGGTGGCCGACGCCCAGACAGCTGTCTCAGCTCTCATCGAGGCTCGCGCGTGA
- a CDS encoding MoaD/ThiS family protein, whose protein sequence is MRIRLFAGAAEAAGRREQQVAGSMTLGELRRALSAGNGVEFPAVLARCSLMVDGVRLSDDTVVPDTATVDVLPPFAGG, encoded by the coding sequence GTGAGGATCCGGCTCTTCGCGGGCGCGGCCGAAGCAGCCGGGCGCCGGGAGCAACAGGTGGCCGGCTCGATGACGCTCGGTGAGCTCCGGCGGGCGCTCTCCGCAGGCAACGGCGTCGAGTTCCCGGCCGTTCTGGCACGGTGTTCACTCATGGTCGACGGCGTCCGGCTCTCCGACGACACCGTTGTCCCCGACACTGCGACGGTCGATGTCCTGCCGCCGTTCGCGGGCGGCTGA